From one Cyanobacterium stanieri PCC 7202 genomic stretch:
- a CDS encoding NAD(P)H dehydrogenase, subunit NdhF3 family (PFAM: NADH-Ubiquinone/plastoquinone (complex I), various chains; NADH-Ubiquinone oxidoreductase (complex I), chain 5 N-terminus~TIGRFAM: NAD(P)H dehydrogenase, subunit NdhF3 family~COGs: COG1009 NADH:ubiquinone oxidoreductase subunit 5 (chain L)/Multisubunit Na+/H+ antiporter MnhA subunit~InterPro IPR003916:IPR001516:IPR001750:IPR010217~KEGG: cyt:cce_1692 NAD(P)H-quinone oxidoreductase subunit F~PFAM: NADH/Ubiquinone/plastoquinone (complex I); NADH-Ubiquinone oxidoreductase (complex I) chain 5/L domain protein~SPTR: NADH dehydrogenase subunit 5;~TIGRFAM: NAD(P)H dehydrogenase, subunit NdhF3 family): MTEFLVRYVWLIPFYSLLGALLTLPWALGFLRRTGPRPAAYINIFMTLLSFIHGSLAFNYVFKNESFNLNFPWFTVADLDLSFAVEVSQISMTALSLVTLMSLLAQIFAIGYMEKDWSLARFFGLMSFFEAAIGGIALSDSLLLSYGLLELLTLSTYLLVGFWYAQPLVVTAARDAFLTKRVGDIILLMGLVALSSYGAGLTFSELTTWAADHPLSDFTAALLGLSLIAGPTGKCAQFPLNLWLDEGMEGPSPASILRNSVVVSAGAYVLIKLEPVFTLSPISSSALIIIGAITAVGGSLIALAQVDLKRTLSHSTSAYLGLAFIAVGLGHVDIAFLIVLTHGIAKALLFMSAASVILTTTAQNITELGGLWSKMPATTIAFMTGSAGIVALLPLGMFFTFSRWFDGKLGVSWWLLGILLTVNFINALNFTRVFRLVFLGKTQPKTKRAPEVIWSMAVPMVSLSIIALLTPLIPIKYSLWLSPVSPLSGNDSPVLNFAVPALIITGVVGVLVGFSLPLHRLWDRPLNKLVRFLQDLLAYDFYLDKIYQYTVVAFVTGLSRLTTWFDRYVVDGAVNLVSLFAIFSGNALKYNTSGQSQFYILTIIIGVSLLMWSILSGQWGNILSYWNF; the protein is encoded by the coding sequence ATGACAGAATTTCTCGTTAGATATGTATGGTTAATCCCTTTTTATAGTTTACTAGGGGCATTATTAACCCTTCCTTGGGCTTTGGGTTTTTTGCGTCGCACAGGCCCACGCCCAGCTGCTTATATAAATATTTTTATGACTTTACTATCATTCATTCATGGTAGTTTAGCCTTTAACTATGTTTTTAAAAATGAATCTTTTAACCTCAATTTTCCATGGTTTACCGTTGCTGATTTAGACTTATCCTTTGCAGTGGAAGTCTCTCAAATTAGCATGACAGCCCTAAGTTTAGTCACATTAATGAGCTTACTGGCTCAAATTTTTGCCATCGGCTATATGGAAAAAGATTGGTCTTTGGCAAGGTTTTTCGGGTTGATGAGCTTTTTTGAGGCTGCCATTGGCGGGATTGCCCTCAGTGATTCCTTACTCTTGAGCTATGGTTTATTAGAACTCTTAACCCTTTCTACCTATCTATTAGTAGGTTTTTGGTATGCTCAACCCCTTGTAGTTACAGCGGCTAGGGATGCTTTTTTGACCAAAAGGGTGGGGGATATTATTCTTTTGATGGGTTTGGTTGCCCTCTCTAGCTATGGGGCAGGTTTAACCTTTTCTGAGTTAACCACTTGGGCAGCAGATCATCCTTTATCTGATTTTACCGCCGCTTTGTTGGGTTTATCTCTGATTGCAGGACCTACGGGTAAGTGCGCTCAGTTTCCCCTCAATTTATGGTTGGATGAAGGGATGGAAGGACCTAGCCCCGCTAGTATTCTGCGAAATTCGGTGGTGGTGTCGGCAGGGGCTTATGTTTTGATTAAGTTAGAGCCTGTATTTACCCTTTCCCCTATTTCTTCTAGTGCTTTAATTATCATCGGTGCTATCACTGCGGTAGGTGGTTCGTTGATTGCTTTGGCACAGGTTGATTTAAAACGAACTCTATCTCATTCTACCAGTGCTTATCTCGGTTTGGCTTTTATTGCGGTGGGTTTGGGTCATGTGGATATTGCCTTTTTGATTGTCTTAACCCACGGCATCGCCAAGGCTTTACTATTTATGAGTGCGGCTTCGGTGATTCTGACTACCACGGCTCAAAATATTACTGAGTTGGGGGGTTTATGGTCAAAGATGCCCGCAACAACGATCGCATTTATGACTGGTAGTGCAGGAATTGTGGCTTTATTACCGTTAGGAATGTTTTTCACCTTTTCCCGATGGTTCGACGGTAAATTAGGGGTTTCTTGGTGGTTATTAGGAATTTTATTAACCGTCAATTTCATTAATGCCCTTAACTTTACCCGAGTATTTCGCCTTGTTTTCCTCGGTAAAACTCAACCCAAAACCAAACGAGCACCCGAGGTTATTTGGTCCATGGCTGTACCCATGGTAAGTTTAAGCATTATTGCTTTACTCACTCCCCTTATTCCCATCAAATACTCCCTTTGGTTAAGCCCTGTATCACCATTATCAGGTAATGATTCCCCTGTTTTAAATTTCGCTGTACCCGCCTTGATTATTACTGGAGTGGTGGGGGTTTTGGTTGGTTTTAGTTTACCATTACATCGATTATGGGATCGTCCTTTAAACAAGTTGGTGCGATTTTTACAAGATTTACTCGCCTACGACTTCTATTTGGACAAAATTTATCAATATACCGTGGTGGCTTTTGTAACAGGTTTATCTCGTCTAACTACATGGTTTGATCGTTATGTGGTAGATGGGGCGGTAAATTTAGTGAGTTTATTTGCTATTTTTAGCGGTAACGCTTTAAAGTACAATACTTCTGGACAGTCTCAATTTTATATTCTGACTATCATCATTGGGGTGAGTCTTTTGATGTGGTCAATTTTGAGTGGTCAGTGGGGTAATATTCTTAGTTATTGGAATTTCTAA
- a CDS encoding glutamine synthetase catalytic region (PFAM: Glutamine synthetase, catalytic domain; Glutamine synthetase type III N terminal~COGs: COG3968 Uncharacterized protein related to glutamine synthetase~InterPro IPR008146~KEGG: syn:slr0288 glutamate--ammonia ligase~PFAM: glutamine synthetase catalytic region~SPTR: Glutamine synthetase), whose product MSGNQSRVQAIYQITNREIKPFNSPKRLEEMWAKDVFTLSKMQECLPKDVFKSLQKTIKTGEPLDLSIADVVATAMRDWAISKKALYYAHVFYPLTNSTAEKHDGFVSVQGDGSVISEFAGKVLVKGEPDGSSFPNGGIRSTFEARGYTAWDVTSPAYVMETDNGVTLCIPTVFVSWTGEALDKKTPLLRSNAALNKSARKVLQLLGHKDIAPISSSCGAEQEYFLVDSNFAHSRPDLLLAGRTLFGRPSAKGQEFDDHYFGAIPERVQVFMQDVEESMYRLGIPAKTRHNEVAPGQFELAPFFESANVATDHQQLTMTILRKMAKKHGFLCLLHEKPFAGINGSGKHVNWSVGNATQGNLLDPGDTPHSNAQFLLFCGAIIRGVHKFGPLMRAVVATASNDHRLGANEAPPAIMSVYLGSQLEDVFEQIRTGEIKGSQLAQTMNIGIDTLPVIPKDPGDRNRTSPFAFTGNRFEFRAVGASQSVAGPLVAMNTILADSLQWIAEKLEAELNQGVELNDAIQKVLQEIMEKHGAVVFGGNGYSEEWHKMAVEERGLANLPTTADALPSLRYKEVEELFEKMGVLSPVELESRFEVYAEQYILSLEVEAKLVVSIAKTTIYPAAINYLSKLTSTMASLNNIGIKLDTSAIEKIATLVNQLMAEVEKLSEALEKEDFVDTEDHMKYFAQTILPMMNEVRKYADALEGEVDDELWPLPTYQEMLFIK is encoded by the coding sequence ATGAGTGGAAATCAATCAAGGGTTCAAGCTATTTATCAAATCACCAACAGAGAGATAAAACCGTTCAATAGCCCCAAAAGATTGGAAGAAATGTGGGCAAAAGACGTATTCACCCTGAGCAAAATGCAGGAATGCTTACCCAAAGACGTATTCAAATCCCTACAAAAAACCATCAAAACAGGAGAACCCCTCGATCTCTCCATCGCTGACGTGGTGGCCACTGCCATGAGAGATTGGGCAATATCCAAAAAAGCTCTATACTATGCCCACGTATTCTATCCCCTCACCAACTCCACTGCCGAAAAACATGACGGATTTGTATCGGTACAGGGAGATGGTTCGGTAATTTCAGAATTTGCAGGGAAAGTATTAGTCAAAGGGGAACCCGATGGCTCTTCTTTCCCTAATGGTGGTATTCGTTCTACCTTTGAAGCTAGGGGATACACTGCGTGGGATGTCACAAGCCCTGCCTATGTAATGGAAACTGATAACGGTGTTACTCTTTGCATTCCTACCGTGTTTGTTTCTTGGACAGGGGAAGCCCTCGACAAAAAAACCCCTCTGCTTCGTTCTAATGCGGCCCTCAACAAATCTGCCCGTAAAGTATTACAATTGTTGGGACATAAAGATATTGCTCCCATTAGTTCTAGTTGTGGGGCAGAGCAAGAATACTTTTTAGTAGATTCTAATTTTGCTCATAGTCGCCCTGATTTACTCTTGGCAGGAAGAACTCTATTTGGTAGACCATCTGCCAAAGGACAGGAATTTGATGATCACTATTTTGGTGCCATTCCAGAAAGGGTACAGGTGTTTATGCAGGATGTGGAAGAATCTATGTACCGTCTTGGTATTCCTGCCAAAACTCGTCATAATGAGGTAGCCCCCGGACAGTTCGAACTTGCACCCTTCTTTGAAAGTGCTAACGTGGCAACGGATCATCAACAGTTGACCATGACCATTTTAAGAAAAATGGCGAAAAAACATGGTTTCTTGTGTTTACTTCATGAAAAACCTTTTGCAGGGATTAATGGCTCTGGTAAGCACGTTAATTGGTCTGTGGGTAATGCTACTCAAGGAAATTTATTGGATCCGGGCGATACTCCCCATAGTAATGCTCAATTCCTTCTTTTCTGTGGTGCGATTATCAGAGGGGTTCATAAGTTTGGGCCTTTGATGCGCGCGGTGGTTGCGACGGCTAGTAATGATCATCGTTTGGGTGCTAATGAGGCTCCTCCTGCCATTATGTCTGTGTATTTGGGTTCTCAACTTGAAGATGTGTTCGAGCAGATTCGCACGGGAGAAATCAAGGGATCTCAACTTGCCCAAACTATGAATATTGGTATTGATACTTTACCCGTTATTCCCAAGGATCCGGGCGATCGCAACAGAACCTCTCCTTTTGCCTTTACTGGTAACCGTTTCGAGTTTCGGGCGGTGGGTGCTAGTCAGTCGGTAGCGGGTCCTTTGGTGGCGATGAATACCATCCTTGCAGATTCTTTACAGTGGATTGCCGAAAAATTAGAGGCTGAGTTGAATCAAGGGGTGGAACTTAATGATGCCATTCAGAAGGTGCTTCAGGAAATTATGGAAAAACATGGTGCCGTAGTTTTTGGAGGTAATGGTTATTCTGAAGAGTGGCACAAAATGGCCGTAGAAGAAAGAGGTTTGGCGAACCTACCTACCACCGCTGATGCTCTACCCAGTCTCAGATACAAGGAGGTTGAGGAGTTATTTGAAAAGATGGGTGTACTTTCTCCTGTGGAGTTAGAAAGTCGTTTTGAGGTATACGCAGAGCAGTATATTCTTTCCCTTGAGGTGGAGGCTAAATTAGTGGTTAGCATCGCAAAAACTACTATTTATCCTGCGGCGATTAATTATCTTTCTAAACTCACCAGTACTATGGCTAGTTTGAATAATATTGGTATTAAATTGGATACCAGTGCGATCGAAAAAATAGCTACCTTAGTCAATCAATTGATGGCAGAAGTAGAAAAATTAAGCGAAGCCCTAGAAAAAGAAGACTTTGTCGATACAGAAGATCACATGAAATATTTTGCCCAAACCATTCTTCCCATGATGAATGAAGTGCGCAAATATGCTGATGCCCTCGAGGGTGAAGTAGATGACGAATTATGGCCTTTGCCTACCTATCAAGAAATGTTATTTATTAAGTAG
- a CDS encoding hypothetical protein (KEGG: tva:TVAG_030630 viral A-type inclusion protein~SPTR: Putative uncharacterized protein), which yields MTRKKTKAGTGLGSSKSKVNITLTPEANDTLVALAKETGLSKSKFFEEILVGSIVINSQNAETKVILNNQDGDQKFSVAKLDDSDEHSMKESDSGSISLENNAIEQEIKSQQQKIAELEAQINKQKDLVADKSKANEDLESQLEKQQNQVKTIQRQLDEKDSQIKSLEKDLKNASANKENDNLNNEVKGLQQDLSKADDRIKSLEKKISDLESLITEKDAQIQTLENEVSSGKNNNNEELKSVIEAQQEEINNYRQQLATKEQEKVALSQSYATKQNTLIQGLTKENAEQSALIASLNKRITDLEPRANIGDRFLNKWR from the coding sequence ATGACCAGAAAAAAGACTAAAGCTGGAACAGGTTTAGGTAGTTCTAAATCTAAAGTTAACATCACTCTTACCCCTGAAGCTAACGACACTTTGGTTGCCCTTGCAAAAGAAACAGGTTTAAGCAAATCAAAGTTTTTTGAGGAAATTTTGGTCGGTAGTATTGTTATCAATAGTCAAAATGCTGAAACAAAGGTTATTTTGAATAACCAAGATGGGGATCAAAAATTTTCTGTGGCGAAGCTAGATGATAGTGATGAGCATAGCATGAAGGAGTCTGATTCTGGATCCATTTCTTTGGAAAATAATGCCATTGAGCAAGAAATTAAAAGTCAGCAACAAAAAATTGCCGAACTAGAGGCACAAATCAATAAACAAAAAGATTTAGTCGCTGATAAATCTAAGGCGAATGAAGATTTGGAAAGTCAATTAGAAAAGCAACAAAACCAAGTCAAGACTATTCAAAGGCAGTTGGATGAGAAAGATAGTCAAATCAAAAGTTTAGAAAAAGATTTAAAAAATGCTTCAGCAAATAAAGAAAATGATAATTTAAATAATGAGGTTAAAGGCTTACAGCAAGATTTAAGTAAGGCTGATGATAGGATTAAAAGTCTCGAGAAAAAAATCTCTGATTTAGAATCTTTGATTACGGAAAAAGATGCTCAGATCCAGACCCTAGAAAATGAGGTTTCTTCTGGAAAGAATAATAATAATGAAGAGTTAAAATCGGTTATTGAAGCACAACAAGAAGAAATCAATAATTATCGTCAACAACTTGCTACGAAAGAACAAGAAAAAGTGGCTCTAAGCCAAAGTTATGCCACCAAACAAAATACTTTAATTCAAGGTTTAACGAAGGAAAATGCAGAACAAAGTGCGTTAATTGCTAGTTTAAATAAGCGTATTACTGATTTGGAGCCTAGGGCAAATATTGGGGATAGATTCCTCAATAAATGGCGTTAG